From Alloacidobacterium dinghuense:
GCCCGGGTTGGGACCCGCCTGGCCCATCATCCTGGACGCAACATCGCCGCAGTTCCCATAGAACGCCATCACGCCAGCTGGTACTCGCACGCCAATAATGGCTCCATCCACCGATGCAGGAATCCGTAGGTCGCTGCGTCCCGCCTCATCGAGTATCGATTGGATGCGGTCACCATCGAGCTTCATATTCATGCCGATCCCGCTCTCCAGCAGGAGACTGGACGGGGTTTGGCCGAGGAGAAGCTGCACTGGAAACCCTGCAACCTTCGAGGCAGTTGCCGCATTCGGCATAAGCTGCGGCTTTTGTGGACTCTGAGTTATCGTGATTTCATCGGATAGAACGCGACCTATCGTCTGATTGAGCAACTGATTGTTTTGCAACCCTTCGTTCTTCAAGGCAGCGGGGTTTATCTCGAGTATGGTGAAACGCTCTACGCGAAAGATGGCCAACAGGCCTTCCGCCCACGCCCGAACTGGCGCTACGGTTAGCACCAAAGTGACTGCGGCGACGCCAAGGCATCCTCCTGCAAGGGATAATTTCTGCCACAAGGTCCACCGAATCTGATCGTTGTCCATCCATTCCTCCCGCTTCTTTTGAAACGCAAACCAGGCCCTCGCAGATGAATCGGCGTCCGGCAACCCTGGCAATTTGTCGAGGCCTTCACGTATACAGGCAGCATGACGCCGTAGAGTGGCGAGTTCGCCGGAGCAGACGCTGCAACCCTGCAAGTGCTGCTCGACCGCAAAGAATCGCATGGAATCGAGTTCGCCATCCAGGTAGGCCCGCAGCACTCCCTGATTCACTTCTTCGTGTTTCATTGCCCCTCCTTTGCTGTCTGCAATTGCGTTGCCTTGCGCTTCTGGCGCTGCTGTCGTTCGTAGAGTGCGGAAAACTCAGCCTCCGCCCGAGCCAGTTTTTGCCCGACCGAGTTGACGCCGAGTTGCAAAGCTTCAGCAATCTCTCGATAACTCAGACCGGTGTGGCGCAATAGCAGGAGCTGCGCTTTCTCGACTTTCAGCTTTGCCAGCACCTCGCGCACTTCACCGATGCTTTCTCGACGCAGCAGGAGGGTCAGTGGGCTCTCGGCGAGATCCTCTGGCTCAACGGGGCCACTGCCATCCAATTGCTCCATACCCCGCCGCCGATTGGCGCGCAGGGCATCGATCGACGCGCGAGTCGCGGTGCGATAGAGCCATCCGCCGATGAGTCCACTGGCCGCAACGCCCGGACCGCTGCGGTAGAGCTTCAAGAAGACCTCGACGCAAACCTCTTCGGCCTCGGAGTCGCGCGACAGCACGCGCCGGGTGACACGGACGATGCGCTGATAATGCTCCCGAAAGATCGCTTCGAACTCCGCTTCTATCCAGCGATCGCTCATGCCAATGCTTCTACACCTCTATAACGACGGGCAGAGTGAATTTGTGACAAGAAATTTTTGCTGATCCGACCATACTCGTTTGTATCTGAAGAGTCGCCGGAAGCTCAGTTGAGCGAGGTCGAGATGTTTTCATGCATGCTCCTGATGGGCCGGTTTACGGAGTCTGTTTGAATCACCTTCGCTGAGGCTAAGCCAACTTAAGCGTGATTTAAGAATTGCGGTCTAAGTTGAAATTTCAAACCTGTATAGGGAATTTCCTTTTTTCACCTTTAGAGCGAAATCCTTCGTTGCAGTGAGCTCTCTTATGATTTTCACGCGTTTGCCAGATCCGGCTCTCCCTGCTGTATTGTTGACAGTCGGAATCGCAACTGCCTTGAGCCAGGCTTGCGCATATGCGGTGACCATTCCGGCGGACACTCAGCTCGAAGCGCGCCTCACACAACATGTGCCGATGAAGGTCGGAACACTGCTCGGGGCCACTCTCGTGTACCCAATATATGTACACGAGACTATAGCAACCGTGGGCTCAAATGGTCTCGGGTTAGCGGGACGAATCGTCGGCATGGCATCAGCATCCCGTGATCTGGCTGCCGGTATCGGATTCTACGCCGCTGCTCTCGGTCTACCGACGGTGGATTCGACACGGCAAAGAAGTGGAGTTTCCAAAGTACAACCGCATCGACGTGGAGATTTCAGAACAAACAGATCGAGAAATGGTGCCGCGGTAAAAGAACTCAGCCAATTCGACAGGCGATCGATAGCTTGCGCCCGATTTCCAATTTAGCGAAACCCTGATCGGGCGTTGTGTGACTGAAAAGTCGCGATGCTTCAGTTTGGCTTAAGTGATTCGTCGCATCATGATTCGCAAGGGGAAAATATGAAAAAGACCTTTTCCTTCGTGTTGGGAAGTGCTCTGATTATGGGATTTTGCGCCGCCGCCGCGATAGCAGGCGAAACGCAGATTACCTATAACGATTTGCCCGCAGCCGTCCAGAAGACTGCTCAAAGAGAAAGTCAGGGAGCTACTGTCTGGCGTTATTCGAAGGAAGTAGAAAACGGCAAGGTTGAGTATGAAGTGGAGATGACGGCTGGTGGAAAATCCAGAGATATCTCTATTAACCCGTCGGGCAAGGTTGTCGAAATTGAGCAACAGGTATCGCTTAATACGGTTCCCGTGGCTGCCATGACGGCTATACGAAAAGAAGCCGCTGGCGCCTCGATTCGCAAGGTAGAAGAAGTGAGAGCAAATGCCGAAATCGCCTATGAAGCTCAGATCCTGAGCAACGGGAAACGTCAGGAGATTCGTGTGCATGCCGACGGGTCTGCAGCACCTGAGCGGAACTAGTTGCCATGAGGAGCGCATGTTAGTTACTGCAGCAGGTTTCTTGATAAAAGTCGTTTCTGGAGAGATTGATGAAAATAACTCGAATTATGATTGCATCCCTAGCATTCCTGTTGTCCGCGAACATGCTGCCTGTTGTCGCACAGACAAATTGGGAAGTAACAAGGACATTTCATATTGGTGGAGAAGGTGGATGGGATTACCTCACAGTCGATGCCGAAACGCACCGACTCTTCGTTCCGCGGTCCACACATACCATGGTTATTGACGCCAATTCGGGCAAGGTGCTCGGAGACATACCGGGGCAGACAACAGCCCATGGCGTCGCGATCGTTCCCAGCGTCGGACGCGGCTTCATCACCGATGGAGGAGGAGGCGGCGGTATCGTGGTCTTCGATCTAAAGACCTACGCCATCCTCGGCAAAATCCCGACTATGCCGGACTCTGACGGCATCATCTACAACTCCGCCACTGGACGAGTGTTGGCGGTTTCGGGCGATGGCGGTGCGCTGATGACTTTTAAACCCGACATCGATCCTAAAAACGGGAAGATCGACCCGCCTATCGAACTGGGCGGAGCACCGGAGTTTCTTGCGGCTGACGAGACAGGTAAAGCCTACATCAACCTGGAAGATAAGGATGTCGTAGCTGTTGTGGATCTGCGTTCTCGAAAAGTGCTCGCTCGATGGCCGGTTGCTCCGGGCGGTCAGCCGGTGGGCATGGCGCTGGATGCTAAAACTCATCGCCTCTTCATTGGCTGTCGTAAACCACAGAAGATGATCGTAATGAGCTCCGAAAGCGGCCAGGTGGAAGCCTCGCTGCCAATTGGTGCGGGCGTCGATGCCACGAAGGTCATGGCAGATAAGGCCTTCGCAAGTTGCCGCGACGGATCGCTCACAGTGGCAGGAGAGAAAGACGGAAAGTTCGAAGTAGAACAGGTTGTGAAAACACCGGACGGCGCCCGGACGATGGGTGTCGACGAGACTTCACACCTAATTTATCTACCCACCGCGGAGCTTGAGCCAGCAACAACGGGCAGACCCAAGCCGAAACCGGGCACGTTCATGATCGTAGTGGTCGGGCGTCACTGAGTTCATTGGGCCGCAAGTGGAGCGTAGTGCTCTCGGCCCAATGCTCCACAGCAGTCATTCTCTATCGGCTTCTTCTCAAATTGAAGTAGCGACGAGAGGGTTACTCGCAGTCCCTTTCAATCCTCGCCTTCAAAATGCTAGCTGATCTGATTTTTTGGGTTCTAGGATCGGCAATGAAAAACTGTCTGGTGATAGCAATCAATCACCAGAGACATTCGCGAAGGCCAATCGATTCCGCAGGCTTCAACGAGTGCATCGGCCCGTGGGTGTTGAAAAACTCGCTTCCCGAAACGTACTCAAAAACCATCGCGCCAGGATGCCCTTGCTCCTTCGAACCAAGAAAATCTTGCGCCTTATGTTCTGTGTGTAAAGTATGGTTATTGCCTTTACAAATTCCTCCAAATACAGGCAGTTAGGGCTCACGTTATTTTGGCGGAAGCGGGGCTTCCTTGTCGCTTCTGCTGCGCCTGCGCTCATGCCTACGGCAATAAGGTATGGTGGCCTTTGGCCTCGCCTTAATTCGGTGGGCTGAAGCCCACAGCTACCCTTGATTACCCTCCCCCTGTGCTCTGATAAATTCCTGCAAATAAATGCGGTTAGAAGAATTGCATTTCCCTGGGCTTCGTGTGTCGTGTGAAATGAAAAAGCCCGCTGCGGTCAGCGGGCTTTTGTCTTGCTTCCTATTTCTAAGATAGCTGATACGAAGATAATCGTATGCCAGTAGTCGTTGCGACGATGATTATTTTCCCAAGCGTTTCCCGTTTTGGGACTAGCCGGGTCCCATCGTAGGGATACGTTTCGGCAATTTTCTGATCCAGAATGTGTCCTGGATTTTCCAGTCTGCAAAATAATTTTCCGCGGAAAGGTTGTTCCAGGAAAGCTTCAGAAGATTACGGATGGCAGCCACGCCCCGGCGGGATCGTTATAGAGTCCAGTGGTCATGAGTGTCATTGGCTGGACGACGCGCAGGCCGTTCGCCAGGCACCAGCGCAGCAGAGTGTTGTTCCGTGAAGGCACAAGAATTCCGGGACCAGCGAAAGATTCTGCCGCGGCAATGAGTGCTTGCATGTCCACGTTCGTCTCCGCCGTGGAATGCCCGAAGAAACCGAGATTCGTCGTGTATCCGGTTACTCGGCCACCGCGCTCCACCACGCGCGCAGTGCCCTGCTGGATTGCTTGCGTCAACTCGGCGCTTCGATCAAATCCGTGAACGCGACGCGACAGAGCATTGCAGGCGTCCTCATCCGCTGGTTGGGCCATTCGCACCACGCATCCAGGGATACTCCGTTCGAGCGTCCGTCCCTGCATGCAGGAGAGAGGCTCGCGGATGTCAAAGCCGAGCGATACATAGAGTGAGAGCGAGCGATTGTGAAAGGCAGCCTGCACCAGCCGCACTCCGGCGGCGCCGTTCTGGTTTGCGCGATCCATCACAGCCTGCATGAGTTTACGGCCAATTCCGGTGTTTTGTGCTTTGGGGTCGATGGTGATGGGGCCGACGCCTTGGATTACACCCAGTTCAATAAGGACATTGCTGCCCATGATCCGGCCATCGCCTTCCGCCACCACGCAATAGAAGCCCGGGGTGGAAAACATCATCGAAAGCAACTTGATACTGGCCTCTGGTCCTCGAAAATCGCAAGGAAAGCCGTGAGCCGCATTAATTGCGGAGAAGGCGTCATAACAAATCTGCCCGCACGCTGGACCGTCCTCTTGTGTGGCGGTTCGAATCACCACGTCAGGCTGTACTTTTGACGACATCGTCCCAAGCTCTTCTAACTTGTGTGTAGGGAGCATTGAAACCGGTTCTACATTCCTACCAGAACCTAGGTGGAGGCAGTGAGAAAAATCGGCTTCACCATTGCTTCAATTTTGGCAGCCATTTCCTCGGCGGGCATGCGGCCGGGAGTCTGGTGCCAGCGTCGCGCGGCTCCGAAGATGGCCCAGGCGACTGTGGTCGCGAGCATTCTGGAATCGGCGCTTGGTGTGATTCCGTGTTTCTCGGCGCCTTCCTGGAATATGTCTTCAACGACCGGGATGATGGAGCTTTCGAGCGGCATCTTCGTTAACTGGGTAGGGCAGCCCACAGTCTCGGCGAGATAATCGCAGACACCTAGCGCAATGGCTCGCAGCGCACCATCGCAGTCTGTGAAGGAAAGGCCGCGTCGCGCGATGAGGTCGCGAAAGCGGGCGGCCGTCATTGCCTGCAGCAGGGCGTTCTTGTCCGGGTAATGGAGATAAAAGGTGGCCCGGTTGAGGTTGGCTTCATCGGCAATCTCTTGGATGGAGATGTCGTCGAACTCCTTGCGGTTCAATAACCTGAGTAATGCCTCCATCAACATCTGACGGCTGCGGAGGACGCGGGGATCTGTGTTTTCCGCAGTATTACCAAGTTGGACTGCATCTGCCATGGCTGTCTAAGCATAGCTCCTTCTAAAGCATTAGATGTTTAATAGACATTTGTTGATTTATTTGAATCGACACTTGTTGATTAAACATCATTTGTCGCATAGGAGATTTCACATGGCCACACTTCTTCACATCGACTCAAGCCCGCTGTACGGGCGATCCATCTCGCGCCAGCTTACGGATGCGTTCGTAACTCAATGGAAGTCCTCGCACCCGGAGGAAACGGTCATCGACCGCGACCTTAACGCAACCGCGATCCCGCCTGTCACCGCCGAATGGGTGGGTGCAGCGTACACGCCGGAAGAGGCGCGCACTCCACAACAGAAGGAACTGCTGGCGCTTTCGGACACGTTGCTCGCCGAACTGGAGCAAGCCGATGAGTACGTGTTCGGCGTGCCGATGCATAACTTCGGTGTGCCATCGGTGCTAAAGCTCTGGATCGACCAGATCGCGCGTGTGGGCAGGGCCTTTTCTTATGCGGATGGAACGCCGAAAGGACTGATCACGGGCAAAAAGGCAACGTTCATCATCGCAACCGGCGGGATCTATGATCCGCAGACGCAGATGGCGTCTTTCAACTTTGTCGAACCTTATCTGCGGTCAGTCTTTGGCTTCCTCGGCGTGACGGATGTGACTTTCCTCACGGCAGGTGGAACCGCGGCACTCAACTACGGGCAGGACAGAGATGCGTTTCTCGCTCCGCACCTTCAGGCCGTGCAAACGCACGCGCAGACGATCTAAGGGAGACGGCACATGAAGATCGTTTCTGTCATTGCGCGCTATCTGCTGGGACTGATTTTTGTGGTCTTTGGCCTGAACGGATTTCTCAACTTCATTCATCAGCCGCCGCCGTCGAATCCGCTTGCGCTGCAGTTCTTTGTTGCCGTCGGCGCGTCGCATTTTGCCGCGTTCTTCTTCGCCATGCAGGTGATTGGCGGGCTGCTGTTGCTTTCAGGCTTCTTTGTGCCGCTCGCGCTCACGGTGCTTGCGGCGGAGTTGTATAACATCCTTGCCTTTCATCTGACGCTTGCGCCTAGCAGCATCCCTCCGGCGCTGGTGGCATGTGTGTTGTGGGTGTTGGTCTTCCTACAGTACCGGGATAGCTTCCGCAGCGTTCTGGCCGCAAAGCCCGTGACGCAGGGATAGTCTGCTTCGTGGGAGGAGGCGCTGTGCCTCCTCGCTGCGAAGCATTTTCAGACTTGATGCAGCACTGTTACGAATCAGGGATTAGTAATGGGAGACGCGCTTGTAGTCACCTGAATTCTGGGAAACGGTACTTCAGAATACTAATCCGGTCTCAACTCGCTGAGCGGTCCCTGGGGAGAGCAGCAGTGGACTGCCTCGGCTTTCATCAGCTACAAAGACCTTGAGCCAGGAGAGCCTTCATGTTCTCGCGATTTTCCAGGGCCTTGTAGGTCAAAACGGTCTGGATCCCTCCCCCTATATTTGTAAATTAGCCAGAATCAGGAATTTAGCCTGCGAATCGGCTGAAGCAGTTTTCAAAACTAAGAAGCCCGCTTTCAATGGCGGGCTTTTGATGTCTCCTATTTCAAGTTTAGCAAAATCGACCGTAATTCTACGCCACTGATCGTTGCAACGAGTATTATTATCGAGCCCGCTCATCCCATAATGGGAAGACTTCTGTTGTCGGCAGACCTTTCTCGGCGGGAAAGGGTCATCGGGGAGCGGGCGCGATCACTTCCCATAAGCCGACTTCTAATTACCGATCGCTGCTTGTGAAAGTTTTGGCAATGACGCGCTGACTGGTTCTATTCAGTTGCGTAATGGGAGCCGGTTCTTGATGTCTTCTGCCATTGCACGGAGTGGGTCGTCCGCAAGCAGCGGATAAAGTGCCTGCTTATTCACCTTTGGGAAATCATCCGTCTTCCAAAAGGTTAGTGGGTTGAATCGAAATTTGGCTACTAACCGAAGTCCGAAATCTATTTCGTAATGTCGGTAGAGCTCTTTTTGCTCGAAACCAACCATCTGCGGATATTCCCCCAACAGATACCCTTCTTGAATATGCGGGCGAAGCGCTGATGGTGGACAGACACTCGATAGGCGCACAATCTGTATTCCTGCCTCTGCGCTGGCTGTGATTGCTCCGCTAAGGTTAGGCACTCCGAGGACAAAGATAAACGCCTCTTCAGTCTCATCGGTCGTTGCAAATGATGCGGCGATGCGGAGAGAGTGTGTGACATCTAACAGTGGCGTTGGACAGACTTCGTAGTGCTGAAGGATGGCCCATCGGACTATTTGGTGACGTTCAACCCACTGCTTCCCTAAAAATCCTCTCTGCGAATAGGAATCCACCAGGTTCCGCTCTGCATTGTCTAAATCTTCGAAACGTCCCCTTAAAGTATCTTCAGAGGGGTTGCGGCCTGAAGAATCGCGGAAAAGAGACGGCTTCAGTGTTGTATTGTGCTGGAAATTTTTATAGTCTTTCGGCTGTCCACGGAAAAGCAGAACATAATCGCGGTTTCTGTACTGAAGCTCAGCAATCTTCGTTGCCAACTCAAGATAAGACAGTACATTCACAGGTTCAATTTTTCGTATTGTGGTGCACTTGCATTCTTGTGCTTCGGATTCCCCGGGCATGAATGACCAGAGCGTCTTCGAGCCTATGGTCTCCACGATCTTAGCTGCTCCAGATTTAAGAATGGCTGCATTTGCAACGATATAAAGAGTATATGGGGTGATACGGGTACAGGCCGTTCTTGAGCCTGCACGTGATGCCAGAAATTCCGGTGCACTCATTCAGCCAATGTCAGTTCATTGATCACGATTAGTAATGGGAGACGCGCTTCTCGTCAGCAATGATAGAGAAGGCTTCTTCGATTTAGCATGGGGTTATGCAAGAAATTGTGGTTGGCAGTAGACAGAAGGTCAACCTGGATACCTGGGAGCGCCGCGCGAGTTTTCACTTCTTCAAGAGTTTCACCGAGCCCTACCACGGCGTCTGCCTCCGCGTTGACTGCACAGCAACCTACGGTTACGCCAAGCAGAATCACCTGTCAGTCTTTTTGTCACTGCTGCATCGCTCACTCGTCGCTGCGCACCAAGTTGAGAACTTCAAGACACGTATTGTTGGGGGCGCAGTCTGGAGCTACGAACAGATCAATGCCGGCAGCGCTGTGGGACGCGAGAACGGCACCATTGGCCTGGGACATTATCAGTTCCGACCGCGAATCGATGAGTTCGTGCGCGACGCGGCTATCGAACTCGACCGGGTACGGCAGAGAGATGACATCGAGAGCTATCCGGAGGCCAATCTGATCCGTTATTCAGTGCTTCCATGGTTCGACTTCACATCTATTTCGCATGCTCGCGATTTCTCCCGCGAAGACTCCGCGCCCCGCATCACGTTCGGCAAAATTACTGAGTCGGGTGGCCGCTGCACGATGCCAGTATCGATCCATGTACACCACGCCCTAGTCGACGGCCTGCATGTGGCGCAGTTCGTCGACAGGTTTCAATATTGTCTGGATGCCCCGGATTCCAAACTTTTGTGACTGCATGGGGTAGAGTCGCAGTGTACGAAATCTCTCGCGTTGCTAGACAGCAGTTCCGTTTCTAGGCACACTGGTTCCGTTAAAACATTGGGGGCCAAGATGCTCCGCCAATCTCTTCGATCGGAAAGACGAAATCGCGCCTTCATTAAAACCGCGCTACTAGTTGTTACTTTTGCAGCCATACTCTTCTCTGCTCGCGCCGACACAAGTCTCCCTGATACCCCGGCCGGCCACACATTGCAGACATTTCTCGATGCATTTGACAGCGGAGATCACGATCGCATCGCAGCCTATGTGAAAGAGTACGACCCGGAAAACAATGCGGACGGGCTGACGTCCTTCAGCAGCCAGACGGGCGGCTTCACACTCGTCTCTATTGTGCACAGCACGTCTGACAGCCTCACCTTTCTTGTTCATGGCCGCAGAGACAACATCGATGCCTACGGAGTTTTGCAACTCACCAGCACGGCACCGCCGCGCGTCAAGCGGCTCAGCATCCGTGCGCTTCCTCCAGGTGCGAAGCTCGATGATATCCAACTTGACGCCGCCACACGGCAGAAGACTATCGACGCCATCAGCTCAAAGTTGACCGAATACTATGTGTATCCTGATGTGGCCGCGAAAATGATCGCGGCTGTCCAGGAGCATCAGAAGAAAGGCGACTACAACTCCATAACGGATGGCAACGAATTCGCGGATGCCCTTAGCCGAGACCTGCGCGCCGTCAGCCACGACCAGCATCTTTTCGTTGCATACAATCCGTTTGCTTTACCTGAACAGCCCGGTTCCTCCTCAGGACCTCACGAGCCAAGCCCTGCCGAGCAGGCGCGCTTCCGCGCGATGCTTGAACAGCAGAACTGTACCTTCTCCAAGCTCGAAATCCTCAATCACAACATCGGCTACATCAAATTAGGCGCCTTTCCTCCTCCAGACATCTGCGGACCCACCGTAGTCGCTGCAATGAACTTTCTGGCCCACACGGATGCCCTCATCTTTGACCTGAGGGAGAATCATGGCGGCGATCCCAATATGGTTGACTTCATAGTTTCCTATCTCTTCCGGCAGCCTACGCACATTAACGATCTGACCAACCGGCACGATAACGAGACCCACCAATACTGGACGCTCCCGTGGGTCCTCGGACCTCGCTTCGTTGATCAACCGGTGTATGTCCTCACTTCACATGAAACCTTCTCTGGTGGTGAAGAGTTCACCTTCGATCTGAAAACCCAAAAACGCGCCACCATCGTAGGCGAAACCACAGGAGGCGGTGCCCATCCTGTGCAAAGCATGCCAGCCGGTGACCACTTCACGATCGGTGTGCCCTTCGGTCGGCCCATCAACCCTGTCACGAAAGGCGATTGGGAGGGTAAAGGGGTAGAACCCGATGTGAAGGTCAGCGCGGCCGATGCCTTGACTACGGTGGAGAAGCTAGCAGCAGATAAATTGGCAGCCCAGAGTAAGTCCAAGTAGGAGCTAGTTTCTTCTCATCCGCACAATGGCTTCTGCGCGAGCGTTCCTGGGAGCAGAATGAATAACTTAGACATATAGTCGACAAGTGGGAGGTTTCTGCTGCACCGCGAGGTTCGGGTTTGCCGGCTATACGTACAAGATCCTTATCCCCCGATTGGTCAGCTATTCCGGAGGTTCCACGAAATCGCCAGCTCACAAGGCGCGTCTAGTTGTCTAATTAGGGCGATCCATTGCAGACGCTACTACCACTGAGTTCGGGACGCGCGCTTTCACGTGAACTAGAATGAAGAGCTGTAAGATGCGAAACAATCTATGACCATTGAATTCTTTAATGAGCATTATTCGCACCTTCCCGACACTGAGGATGCGAGTAATGTCATTGGGGTTCTGCCAGGAGTAGCTACGATCGGTGATATCCGCGGAGCGTGCGCTGGACATCCCAAGACTTCGAGTATTTATCCCAAGATCGGTGGATCCGGCTTCTACATCTCCGACGTTCAATCTAAATTCTTTAACTGAGGTTTTCGATCATGAACGATCACAGGAGGCCTCAGCGTTTGATGCAGCGACGGCCGAGCCCTTACCAATCGGCTTTTCCCCAGGAAACCTCGGCGACTGATTGCTCGGTGGGTGCGTCGGCGTTTAGCGGCAACTGAGCAGCTCGGGCTGACGAACTTACCCGAATATCCCGTTTGGGGGATTGGAACTGGAAGCGTGGTGTATCGTAGATCGCCGTGCGAGTCTGCAACTTCTCATTCACATAACACCAGCGCATGATCGGGGTGGATTGAAATTCAACCCGACGACATTCCCGCACCCTCGATCAACGTTTGATCGGCTTCTCTCGTGACCTGTCAGGAATTAGGGAATTAGCTCTGGCTCGTCGGTATCGACACATCTTCCTGCAGCGTAAAATCGAGCAGGGTCTCA
This genomic window contains:
- a CDS encoding GNAT family N-acetyltransferase, with protein sequence MSSKVQPDVVIRTATQEDGPACGQICYDAFSAINAAHGFPCDFRGPEASIKLLSMMFSTPGFYCVVAEGDGRIMGSNVLIELGVIQGVGPITIDPKAQNTGIGRKLMQAVMDRANQNGAAGVRLVQAAFHNRSLSLYVSLGFDIREPLSCMQGRTLERSIPGCVVRMAQPADEDACNALSRRVHGFDRSAELTQAIQQGTARVVERGGRVTGYTTNLGFFGHSTAETNVDMQALIAAAESFAGPGILVPSRNNTLLRWCLANGLRVVQPMTLMTTGLYNDPAGAWLPSVIF
- a CDS encoding YncE family protein — protein: MKITRIMIASLAFLLSANMLPVVAQTNWEVTRTFHIGGEGGWDYLTVDAETHRLFVPRSTHTMVIDANSGKVLGDIPGQTTAHGVAIVPSVGRGFITDGGGGGGIVVFDLKTYAILGKIPTMPDSDGIIYNSATGRVLAVSGDGGALMTFKPDIDPKNGKIDPPIELGGAPEFLAADETGKAYINLEDKDVVAVVDLRSRKVLARWPVAPGGQPVGMALDAKTHRLFIGCRKPQKMIVMSSESGQVEASLPIGAGVDATKVMADKAFASCRDGSLTVAGEKDGKFEVEQVVKTPDGARTMGVDETSHLIYLPTAELEPATTGRPKPKPGTFMIVVVGRH
- a CDS encoding CatA-like O-acetyltransferase, which encodes MQEIVVGSRQKVNLDTWERRASFHFFKSFTEPYHGVCLRVDCTATYGYAKQNHLSVFLSLLHRSLVAAHQVENFKTRIVGGAVWSYEQINAGSAVGRENGTIGLGHYQFRPRIDEFVRDAAIELDRVRQRDDIESYPEANLIRYSVLPWFDFTSISHARDFSREDSAPRITFGKITESGGRCTMPVSIHVHHALVDGLHVAQFVDRFQYCLDAPDSKLL
- a CDS encoding PepSY-like domain-containing protein, whose product is MLQFGLSDSSHHDSQGENMKKTFSFVLGSALIMGFCAAAAIAGETQITYNDLPAAVQKTAQRESQGATVWRYSKEVENGKVEYEVEMTAGGKSRDISINPSGKVVEIEQQVSLNTVPVAAMTAIRKEAAGASIRKVEEVRANAEIAYEAQILSNGKRQEIRVHADGSAAPERN
- a CDS encoding anti-sigma factor family protein codes for the protein MKHEEVNQGVLRAYLDGELDSMRFFAVEQHLQGCSVCSGELATLRRHAACIREGLDKLPGLPDADSSARAWFAFQKKREEWMDNDQIRWTLWQKLSLAGGCLGVAAVTLVLTVAPVRAWAEGLLAIFRVERFTILEINPAALKNEGLQNNQLLNQTIGRVLSDEITITQSPQKPQLMPNAATASKVAGFPVQLLLGQTPSSLLLESGIGMNMKLDGDRIQSILDEAGRSDLRIPASVDGAIIGVRVPAGVMAFYGNCGDVASRMMGQAGPNPGTKNPSASADHSVVVHLGGADKSVSEAGVDVSANQARHANRVSAGETSGQEADATCVSLFEIPSPMVSAPQEIDPAQIAQVALQFLGMSANDAANFTQTVDWTSTLVLPVVRGESKYEQVHVNGNEGALLRAANQNQSGHFSLMWIDNGIVFALNGTGDDTTAINLASQLQ
- a CDS encoding FMN-dependent NADH-azoreductase; amino-acid sequence: MATLLHIDSSPLYGRSISRQLTDAFVTQWKSSHPEETVIDRDLNATAIPPVTAEWVGAAYTPEEARTPQQKELLALSDTLLAELEQADEYVFGVPMHNFGVPSVLKLWIDQIARVGRAFSYADGTPKGLITGKKATFIIATGGIYDPQTQMASFNFVEPYLRSVFGFLGVTDVTFLTAGGTAALNYGQDRDAFLAPHLQAVQTHAQTI
- a CDS encoding sigma-70 family RNA polymerase sigma factor; translated protein: MSDRWIEAEFEAIFREHYQRIVRVTRRVLSRDSEAEEVCVEVFLKLYRSGPGVAASGLIGGWLYRTATRASIDALRANRRRGMEQLDGSGPVEPEDLAESPLTLLLRRESIGEVREVLAKLKVEKAQLLLLRHTGLSYREIAEALQLGVNSVGQKLARAEAEFSALYERQQRQKRKATQLQTAKEGQ
- a CDS encoding S41 family peptidase gives rise to the protein MLRQSLRSERRNRAFIKTALLVVTFAAILFSARADTSLPDTPAGHTLQTFLDAFDSGDHDRIAAYVKEYDPENNADGLTSFSSQTGGFTLVSIVHSTSDSLTFLVHGRRDNIDAYGVLQLTSTAPPRVKRLSIRALPPGAKLDDIQLDAATRQKTIDAISSKLTEYYVYPDVAAKMIAAVQEHQKKGDYNSITDGNEFADALSRDLRAVSHDQHLFVAYNPFALPEQPGSSSGPHEPSPAEQARFRAMLEQQNCTFSKLEILNHNIGYIKLGAFPPPDICGPTVVAAMNFLAHTDALIFDLRENHGGDPNMVDFIVSYLFRQPTHINDLTNRHDNETHQYWTLPWVLGPRFVDQPVYVLTSHETFSGGEEFTFDLKTQKRATIVGETTGGGAHPVQSMPAGDHFTIGVPFGRPINPVTKGDWEGKGVEPDVKVSAADALTTVEKLAADKLAAQSKSK
- a CDS encoding FRG domain-containing protein; translation: MSAPEFLASRAGSRTACTRITPYTLYIVANAAILKSGAAKIVETIGSKTLWSFMPGESEAQECKCTTIRKIEPVNVLSYLELATKIAELQYRNRDYVLLFRGQPKDYKNFQHNTTLKPSLFRDSSGRNPSEDTLRGRFEDLDNAERNLVDSYSQRGFLGKQWVERHQIVRWAILQHYEVCPTPLLDVTHSLRIAASFATTDETEEAFIFVLGVPNLSGAITASAEAGIQIVRLSSVCPPSALRPHIQEGYLLGEYPQMVGFEQKELYRHYEIDFGLRLVAKFRFNPLTFWKTDDFPKVNKQALYPLLADDPLRAMAEDIKNRLPLRN
- a CDS encoding TetR/AcrR family transcriptional regulator, with amino-acid sequence MADAVQLGNTAENTDPRVLRSRQMLMEALLRLLNRKEFDDISIQEIADEANLNRATFYLHYPDKNALLQAMTAARFRDLIARRGLSFTDCDGALRAIALGVCDYLAETVGCPTQLTKMPLESSIIPVVEDIFQEGAEKHGITPSADSRMLATTVAWAIFGAARRWHQTPGRMPAEEMAAKIEAMVKPIFLTAST